In Micromonospora sp. NBC_01813, the following are encoded in one genomic region:
- a CDS encoding SDR family NAD(P)-dependent oxidoreductase — MTGRVIATAATGAPDRAEGLPADAATTGGGGRTRRDRMCYTCRARFREVDVFYHALCPACADLHRRHRNAGADLSSRRAVVTGGRVKIGYQVALKLLRDGATVTVVTRFPVDAARRYAQEPDAGDWLASLRIIGADLRDPRQVLDLAARLGEDGQAVDILINNAAQTVRRPGWAYRPLVAAELLAAGDGTPVETVAGYQPGVALPAWGTAIEAVADTAGTELTAVTDATGALAVPGSKNSWTARIGEIDPVELLEVQLVNVIAPFLLLDRLRLALTAPRPRPRYVVNVTGREGWFGEDGPGPDRHPHTAVSKAALNMLTRVGSADLARHDVYMCGVDTGWITDENPPAIKDSRAAAGWRPPLDVVDAAARIYHPIVSGEAGTPFHGVLLKNYTVVPW; from the coding sequence GTGACCGGGCGGGTCATCGCCACGGCGGCCACCGGTGCGCCCGATCGAGCCGAGGGCCTACCGGCCGACGCGGCCACGACGGGCGGCGGTGGCCGGACCCGCCGGGACCGTATGTGCTACACCTGTCGCGCTCGGTTTCGTGAGGTCGACGTGTTCTACCACGCACTCTGCCCCGCCTGTGCCGACCTGCACCGGCGGCACCGTAACGCTGGCGCCGACCTCAGCAGCCGTCGAGCGGTGGTGACCGGGGGCAGGGTCAAGATCGGCTACCAGGTGGCGTTGAAGCTGCTGCGTGATGGTGCGACGGTCACGGTGGTGACCCGCTTCCCGGTGGACGCCGCGCGGCGGTACGCGCAGGAGCCGGACGCCGGAGACTGGCTGGCGTCGCTGCGCATCATCGGTGCCGACCTGCGTGACCCTCGCCAGGTACTGGACCTGGCAGCCCGACTCGGCGAAGACGGCCAGGCGGTGGACATCTTGATCAACAATGCGGCCCAGACGGTACGCCGGCCGGGCTGGGCCTACCGGCCGCTCGTGGCGGCCGAACTTCTGGCGGCGGGCGACGGGACACCGGTCGAGACGGTGGCCGGTTACCAGCCCGGCGTCGCTTTGCCCGCGTGGGGTACGGCAATCGAGGCTGTGGCGGACACGGCCGGTACCGAATTGACGGCTGTCACCGATGCCACTGGTGCACTGGCCGTCCCCGGCAGCAAGAATTCCTGGACCGCCAGGATCGGCGAGATCGACCCGGTGGAGTTGCTGGAAGTGCAACTGGTCAACGTGATAGCACCGTTTTTGCTGCTCGACCGGCTTCGCTTGGCGCTCACCGCACCCAGACCGAGGCCCAGGTACGTGGTGAACGTGACCGGCCGCGAGGGCTGGTTCGGAGAGGACGGCCCCGGACCTGACCGGCATCCGCATACGGCCGTCAGCAAGGCGGCGCTCAACATGCTCACCCGGGTCGGCTCGGCCGATCTGGCCCGACACGACGTGTACATGTGTGGTGTCGACACTGGCTGGATCACCGACGAGAACCCGCCCGCCATCAAGGACAGCCGGGCGGCTGCCGGCTGGCGCCCACCGCTGGACGTGGTGGACGCGGCGGCTCGCATCTACCACCCGATCGTCAGCGGCGAGGCCGGCACGCCGTTCCACGGCGTACTGCTCAAGAACTACACCGTCGTCCCGTGGTAG
- a CDS encoding NADP-dependent oxidoreductase, with amino-acid sequence MADMQAYVLTRYGDAGAMALRDVAEPSVSDGQVLVRVRAAGLNPIDVKTRQGKVRLVTRLGLPIVAGSELSGVVEQVGAGVTSVAVGDRVFARLDKSKLGAFARYAVVDESLLAKMPESLDFADAAGLPLAGLTALQALRDELAVAPGDRVFISGGAGGVGTLAIQLAVWLGAEVATTASPRGADLVRSLGASVVVDYQQQRFADVLSSYDGAFDLTGGQDLPDSFAILKPGATTVSIAGIPEPTTARVDLGAGPLLTAAFWAASAGIRRQARRYGVNYRYMFMRPSGADLGVLAGLVDQGTLRAVTDRVFPFEQIAEGFAYLEQGRAKGKVIIRM; translated from the coding sequence ATGGCTGACATGCAGGCGTACGTGTTGACGCGGTACGGGGACGCGGGTGCCATGGCACTGCGCGACGTTGCTGAGCCGTCAGTCAGCGACGGCCAGGTGCTCGTCCGGGTCCGGGCCGCCGGGCTCAACCCGATCGACGTCAAGACCCGGCAAGGCAAGGTACGGCTGGTGACCCGCCTCGGCCTGCCTATCGTCGCGGGCAGTGAGCTGTCCGGCGTGGTGGAGCAGGTCGGTGCCGGCGTCACCAGCGTCGCCGTCGGCGACCGGGTGTTCGCCCGGCTGGACAAGAGCAAGCTCGGTGCCTTCGCCCGCTACGCCGTGGTCGACGAGTCCCTGCTGGCGAAGATGCCGGAGTCGCTGGACTTCGCCGACGCAGCCGGGCTGCCGCTGGCCGGGCTGACCGCCCTGCAGGCGCTGCGCGACGAGTTGGCCGTCGCCCCGGGTGATCGGGTGTTCATCTCCGGCGGCGCTGGCGGTGTCGGCACGCTGGCCATCCAGCTGGCCGTCTGGCTGGGGGCCGAGGTGGCCACCACCGCGTCACCGCGCGGCGCGGATCTGGTGCGCTCGCTCGGCGCGAGCGTGGTCGTCGACTACCAGCAGCAGCGGTTCGCCGACGTCCTGAGCAGCTACGACGGTGCCTTCGACCTGACCGGCGGGCAGGACCTTCCGGACAGCTTCGCCATCCTCAAGCCGGGTGCCACGACGGTTTCCATCGCCGGAATCCCGGAGCCGACCACCGCCCGCGTCGACCTGGGTGCCGGCCCGCTGCTGACCGCCGCGTTCTGGGCGGCCAGCGCCGGTATCCGTCGCCAGGCCCGGCGGTACGGCGTCAACTACCGCTACATGTTCATGCGTCCCAGCGGAGCGGACCTCGGCGTACTCGCCGGCCTGGTCGATCAGGGCACGCTGCGGGCGGTGACCGACCGGGTCTTTCCGTTCGAGCAGATCGCCGAGGGCTTCGCCTACCTTGAACAGGGCCGAGCCAAGGGCAAGGTCATCATCCGGATGTGA
- a CDS encoding DivIVA domain-containing protein — MRKPAKTAAVLFGLGVGVMVGPSLGSAALWSGITVAALGLALNLVGTAHNVDEPDDHDEDVGVAGDGAAVGSADSARRRRSRHRSGLAGLGTRVEQILRLAEEQADDHRTEAKREADKILTAARREAEAILDRAHEQAAGTTPAD, encoded by the coding sequence GTGCGCAAACCGGCGAAGACTGCAGCTGTGCTCTTCGGACTCGGCGTCGGAGTCATGGTCGGCCCGTCGCTGGGTTCGGCCGCTCTCTGGTCCGGCATCACCGTCGCCGCGCTCGGTCTCGCGCTCAACCTGGTCGGTACGGCACACAACGTTGACGAGCCGGACGACCACGACGAGGACGTCGGGGTGGCCGGCGACGGGGCGGCGGTGGGATCGGCAGACTCCGCGCGCCGCCGACGCAGTCGGCACCGGTCTGGACTGGCCGGCCTGGGCACCCGGGTCGAACAGATTCTCCGGCTCGCCGAGGAGCAGGCCGACGATCACCGTACCGAGGCGAAGCGGGAAGCCGACAAGATCCTGACCGCCGCCCGGCGGGAGGCGGAGGCGATCCTGGACCGGGCCCACGAGCAGGCCGCCGGGACAACCCCTGCCGACTAG
- a CDS encoding helix-turn-helix domain-containing protein produces MATAELLLHPVRLRIVQAFLGESELTTAQLRVKLPEIPAATLYRQVATLTEGDLLEVVAERRIRGAVERTFRLRTAKAGVTGAEAATMGAQEHRQAFMVFVAALLADFDRYLDGGDPDLTRDGVGYRQTGLYLSDDELPELVAEISAVLAPWLARPAAPGRTRRLLTTVVMPG; encoded by the coding sequence ATGGCGACCGCTGAACTGCTCCTGCACCCGGTGCGGCTACGTATCGTCCAGGCGTTTCTCGGCGAGTCCGAGCTGACCACGGCGCAGCTTCGCGTCAAACTCCCCGAGATACCGGCCGCCACCCTGTACCGCCAGGTGGCGACCCTGACCGAAGGCGACCTGCTGGAGGTCGTGGCCGAACGTCGAATCCGGGGCGCGGTCGAGCGGACCTTCCGGCTGCGTACGGCCAAGGCGGGCGTCACCGGCGCCGAGGCCGCCACCATGGGCGCCCAGGAGCACCGGCAGGCCTTCATGGTCTTCGTCGCGGCACTGCTGGCGGACTTCGACCGGTACCTCGACGGCGGCGACCCGGACCTGACCCGCGACGGGGTGGGCTACCGGCAGACCGGGCTGTACCTCAGCGACGATGAGCTGCCCGAACTGGTCGCGGAGATCTCGGCGGTCCTCGCGCCGTGGCTCGCCCGGCCGGCAGCGCCGGGCCGCACCCGCAGACTGCTCACCACCGTCGTCATGCCGGGCTGA